One part of the Sporocytophaga myxococcoides DSM 11118 genome encodes these proteins:
- a CDS encoding S41 family peptidase, translated as MMKRIFLFLSTVTLSITAFSQSKNVLKDPGFENNYNEWAILNAGDYQTEIVHSGTFALKVSQVTPKFSGAYQIIAFPQGISRVEVSGWMKTENVIQGFSPYWKASIALEIQDEYGQLAKGEVSPVGQQKGSTEWTYYKNSYEILKGASQIKVFCFLSNCTGTAWFDDLNVLFFNQAGDTLAEGLKSIKESKPLVYSKNQLQSDYLEMISYLKSHPAPNEFTSKKEFEKLSHLQFNKIKDSLNLTEFYSICSPVVAKVGCSHTLLIDRRLSILPASSFFPLNVYFENERMYVVKSNELVPELTPGAEIIEINGKPVSEIYSTIYNNIPADGYNKSGKLWYLNNSFSYFYALYYGAYDKYILKYKAFKREEAKVCSFTIADFKVVENKLYDSTKCLDANLCFSILEDKNTAVITIKSFVYYDRLDYFKAFVDDYFQKIKEKNISNLIFDHRGIGGGDPYCSSYLLSYLINKPIKYFDKAHPYYDKLKAPIGPATNAFNGKLFILIDNGGGSTSGHLNALIKYHKLGKFIGQETCATYTCNAASKNFVLSYTKLNLSVAQMTNVVDVKPMPKNRGIIPDYEIKPSLEDVIAGRDVVMDFALRLNERGK; from the coding sequence ATGATGAAAAGAATATTTCTATTTCTGTCAACTGTTACCCTTTCTATAACAGCGTTCTCTCAATCTAAAAACGTTTTAAAAGATCCAGGCTTTGAAAATAATTACAATGAATGGGCAATTTTAAATGCAGGAGATTATCAAACGGAAATTGTGCACAGCGGTACTTTTGCATTAAAAGTTTCTCAAGTTACACCGAAATTTAGCGGGGCTTATCAAATAATAGCTTTTCCACAAGGAATAAGCAGGGTAGAAGTTTCCGGATGGATGAAAACTGAAAATGTAATCCAGGGATTCTCCCCTTATTGGAAAGCTAGTATAGCATTGGAAATTCAAGATGAATACGGACAATTAGCTAAAGGAGAAGTAAGCCCTGTCGGGCAACAAAAGGGGAGTACAGAATGGACTTACTACAAAAACAGCTACGAGATCTTAAAAGGCGCGAGTCAGATCAAAGTTTTTTGCTTCTTAAGCAACTGCACTGGCACAGCATGGTTTGATGATTTAAATGTATTATTTTTTAATCAAGCAGGAGATACACTAGCCGAGGGCTTGAAGTCTATTAAAGAAAGTAAACCTCTCGTTTATTCAAAAAATCAACTGCAAAGTGACTATTTAGAAATGATCTCTTACTTGAAATCTCATCCTGCCCCAAATGAATTTACTTCTAAGAAAGAGTTCGAGAAGCTGAGTCATCTTCAGTTTAATAAAATTAAGGATTCATTAAACCTTACAGAATTCTATTCGATTTGTAGCCCTGTTGTGGCAAAGGTAGGATGCAGTCATACTTTATTAATCGATAGAAGGCTTTCGATATTGCCTGCGTCCTCATTCTTTCCATTAAATGTTTATTTTGAAAATGAAAGAATGTATGTGGTTAAATCAAATGAACTCGTTCCAGAGTTAACACCAGGGGCAGAAATTATAGAAATAAATGGTAAACCTGTATCTGAAATTTATTCAACAATATATAATAACATTCCTGCGGATGGTTATAATAAAAGCGGTAAACTATGGTATCTGAATAATTCATTCAGCTATTTTTATGCCCTGTATTATGGAGCTTATGATAAGTATATTCTGAAGTATAAAGCTTTTAAAAGGGAAGAAGCAAAAGTATGTTCTTTTACTATTGCCGATTTTAAAGTTGTTGAAAATAAGTTATATGATAGTACAAAGTGCCTTGATGCCAATCTTTGTTTTTCTATATTGGAGGATAAGAATACGGCAGTTATAACTATCAAGTCTTTTGTTTATTACGATAGGCTGGATTATTTCAAAGCTTTTGTTGATGACTATTTTCAAAAGATTAAAGAAAAAAATATAAGTAATCTGATCTTTGACCACAGAGGTATTGGAGGCGGTGATCCTTATTGTTCATCTTATTTGCTTTCTTATCTCATCAATAAGCCTATTAAATATTTTGATAAAGCACATCCATACTATGATAAGCTTAAAGCTCCTATAGGTCCAGCAACTAATGCTTTCAATGGCAAATTATTTATACTCATTGATAATGGAGGAGGTTCAACATCTGGACACCTTAATGCATTGATTAAGTACCATAAGTTAGGAAAGTTTATAGGTCAGGAGACCTGTGCAACCTATACGTGCAATGCAGCTTCTAAGAATTTTGTATTAAGCTATACGAAATTGAATTTAAGCGTTGCTCAAATGACCAATGTTGTAGATGTAAAGCCCATGCCTAAAAACAGAGGAATTATACCTGACTATGAAATAAAGCCTTCTCTTGAGGATGTTATTGCCGGAAGAGACGTTGTTATGGATTTTGCATTGAGATTAAATGAAAGAGGGAAATAA
- a CDS encoding DinB family protein encodes MVQEKLNRLQYLIDVIPSKLNATNDEAFKTKLNPNKWSKQEILGHLIDSATNNHQRFVRSQFESIPLISYDQDGWNKHSYYNKFEKAQLVEFWKVYNRHILELLKIIPEEHLTKKCNTGGTENYTIEFLFNDYVEHMEYHLKQIAEF; translated from the coding sequence ATGGTACAAGAAAAGTTAAACAGGCTTCAATATTTAATTGATGTGATCCCGTCGAAGCTGAATGCAACGAATGATGAAGCATTTAAAACAAAATTAAATCCTAACAAATGGAGCAAGCAGGAAATATTAGGGCACTTAATTGATAGCGCAACGAATAATCATCAACGGTTTGTTCGTAGTCAATTTGAAAGTATTCCTTTAATCTCTTATGACCAGGACGGGTGGAATAAACATAGCTATTATAACAAATTTGAAAAAGCACAATTAGTTGAATTCTGGAAGGTTTATAACCGACATATCCTGGAATTACTTAAGATAATTCCAGAAGAACATTTAACAAAAAAGTGTAATACTGGAGGGACCGAAAACTACACCATAGAATTTTTATTCAATGACTATGTTGAGCATATGGAATATCATTTAAAGCAGATTGCAGAATTCTAA